The following proteins are encoded in a genomic region of Gimesia algae:
- the glpK gene encoding glycerol kinase GlpK translates to MAKYVLALDQGTTSSRSILFNHQGKIEATAQQEFEQIFPSPGLVEHDPDAIWESQLSTAQQVIEQSGISLSDIAAIGITNQRETIVLWDRDTGKPVSNAIVWQSRLTAKRCDQLKAEGYEKLFREKTGLVLDAYFSGTKIEYLLNEIEGLREKAAKGEVLFGTIDSFLIWRLTGGKVHVTDPTNACRTLLYNIHTHEWDAELLKIFNIPRAMLPQVKSSSEVYGETTSELFGAPIKIAGIAGDQQAATFGQGCFETGSAKNTYGTGCFMLMNTGDKPVPSTTGLLTTIGWSINGKVTYCLEGSVFIAGAAIQWLRDGLQIIKSSEEVEGLASQVEDSGDVFFVPAFVGLGAPYWNQNARGTLIGLTRGSKKAHVARAVLESLAYQSCDVLHAMEEDSGIKLKNLKVDGGAAANQLLMQFQADMLDVPAQRPVVHETTALGAAYLAGLAVGFWQDQNEVTKNWALDVEFQPAMEPQRRTHLYQRWKKAIERSKDWA, encoded by the coding sequence ATGGCTAAGTATGTTTTGGCTTTAGATCAGGGAACGACGTCCAGCCGCTCTATACTGTTCAACCATCAGGGAAAAATTGAGGCGACTGCCCAACAGGAATTTGAACAGATCTTTCCTTCGCCCGGACTGGTAGAACACGATCCGGATGCCATCTGGGAATCACAGCTGTCAACCGCACAGCAGGTAATCGAGCAATCCGGAATCAGCCTCTCTGATATTGCAGCGATTGGCATTACCAATCAACGTGAAACGATTGTACTCTGGGATCGTGATACGGGGAAACCGGTCTCCAATGCCATTGTCTGGCAGAGTCGCTTGACTGCAAAACGCTGCGACCAGTTAAAAGCGGAGGGGTACGAGAAGCTGTTCCGTGAGAAAACAGGACTGGTCCTCGATGCCTATTTCTCCGGTACTAAAATTGAATATCTATTAAACGAAATTGAAGGACTCAGAGAGAAGGCTGCGAAAGGAGAAGTATTATTCGGAACGATCGATTCCTTTCTGATCTGGCGGCTGACAGGTGGCAAAGTCCATGTCACTGACCCTACCAATGCGTGTCGAACCCTGTTGTATAATATTCATACACATGAATGGGATGCAGAACTGCTCAAGATCTTCAATATACCACGAGCCATGCTGCCACAAGTGAAAAGTTCCAGTGAAGTCTATGGGGAAACGACGTCCGAACTTTTTGGGGCGCCGATTAAAATTGCCGGAATTGCAGGTGATCAGCAGGCAGCGACATTCGGACAAGGCTGCTTTGAGACCGGTTCCGCTAAGAATACCTATGGCACCGGCTGCTTCATGCTGATGAATACAGGAGACAAGCCGGTTCCCTCCACTACCGGATTGTTGACCACAATCGGCTGGAGTATCAATGGGAAGGTGACATACTGTCTGGAAGGGTCTGTATTTATTGCCGGTGCTGCGATTCAGTGGCTCCGCGATGGACTGCAGATCATAAAATCGTCAGAAGAAGTAGAAGGTTTAGCATCCCAGGTGGAGGATTCAGGAGACGTCTTTTTTGTACCTGCGTTCGTTGGTCTTGGAGCTCCTTACTGGAATCAGAATGCGCGGGGAACTTTGATCGGTTTAACGCGCGGCTCTAAGAAAGCACATGTGGCGAGAGCAGTTCTGGAATCACTGGCTTATCAAAGTTGTGATGTACTGCATGCCATGGAAGAGGATTCCGGAATCAAGTTGAAAAACCTGAAAGTGGATGGGGGAGCCGCTGCGAATCAATTGTTGATGCAGTTTCAGGCGGACATGTTGGATGTGCCCGCACAGCGACCCGTCGTACACGAGACGACAGCATTGGGAGCCGCCTATCTGGCAGGGCTTGCGGTTGGCTTCTGGCAGGATCAGAACGAAGTGACAAAAAACTGGGCACTGGATGTAGAATTTCAGCCTGCCATGGAGCCACAGCGGCGAACTCATCTGTATCAACGCTGGAAAAAAGCGATCGAGCGATCGAAGGACTGGGCATAA
- a CDS encoding FmdB family zinc ribbon protein, protein MPTYDYECSQCGHKWEEFQSITAKPLRKCPECGKLKAKRVIGAGGGIIFKGTGFYQTDYRSSSYKKDAAADSKAQSPSPDSKSSGDSGSSSKSGSSDS, encoded by the coding sequence ATGCCAACATATGATTATGAATGTTCCCAGTGTGGTCATAAATGGGAAGAATTTCAGTCAATTACCGCTAAGCCCCTGAGAAAATGCCCGGAGTGCGGAAAGCTCAAAGCCAAACGCGTGATCGGCGCAGGCGGCGGAATCATCTTCAAAGGTACCGGTTTTTACCAAACTGATTACCGGAGCAGCTCTTACAAAAAAGATGCTGCCGCCGATTCCAAAGCACAGTCACCCAGCCCCGATTCGAAAAGCAGCGGTGATTCAGGCTCTTCCAGCAAGAGTGGCTCTTCAGATTCCTGA
- the groL gene encoding chaperonin GroEL (60 kDa chaperone family; promotes refolding of misfolded polypeptides especially under stressful conditions; forms two stacked rings of heptamers to form a barrel-shaped 14mer; ends can be capped by GroES; misfolded proteins enter the barrel where they are refolded when GroES binds), with the protein MAKLLSFDEEARKSLLAGVAKLSRAVSSTLGPRGRNAVLDKGWGTPKVTKDGVTVAEDIELEDPFENMGVQLVKEAASKTNDVAGDGTTTATVLAEAIFREGLKYIASGADPMALSRGVQKAVDAVVEQIGKISKEVKGKDKKAIETVATIAGNNDPEIGKILADALLKVGADGVITVEEGRGVSTEVDLVEGMQFERGFLSPHFVTDEDNQTCDMERAHILIYEEKISSAQALVPLLEQVSKDGSPLLIIAEDIEGEALATLVVNKLRGIIKVCAVKAPGYGDRRKAMLEDLAVLTGGKAIFKDLGIKLEAVELKDLGQAKKIHVSSDNTTIVSGGGNKAAVSGRADQIRAEIEITDSEYDREKLQERLAKLAGGVAQINVGAATETEMKERKDLIDDALAATRAAIEEGIVPGGGIALLRSSKSLDSLKLSGDQALGVALIQKVLEMPLRAIAENAGQDGSVVANRVKKDKSTSYGYDALNDRYGDMFDFGVVDPAKVVRSTLQNASSVACLLMTTDSIVVEEPKDEEDDHHHDDHHDMGGMGGMGGMPGMGGGMPGMGGMPGMGGF; encoded by the coding sequence GTGGCAAAACTTTTAAGCTTTGACGAAGAGGCCAGGAAGAGTTTATTGGCAGGAGTCGCTAAATTGTCGCGAGCCGTAAGCAGTACGCTTGGGCCGCGAGGGCGAAATGCTGTCTTGGACAAAGGCTGGGGAACACCAAAAGTAACTAAGGACGGTGTCACTGTAGCAGAGGACATCGAACTGGAAGATCCCTTCGAGAACATGGGAGTCCAGCTGGTAAAAGAAGCAGCCTCGAAAACAAACGATGTTGCCGGCGATGGAACCACAACGGCAACGGTCCTTGCAGAAGCCATTTTCCGTGAAGGACTGAAATACATTGCCTCAGGCGCTGACCCGATGGCCTTGAGCCGTGGTGTTCAGAAAGCCGTCGATGCAGTCGTCGAGCAGATCGGAAAGATTTCCAAGGAAGTCAAAGGCAAAGACAAAAAAGCGATTGAGACTGTCGCTACGATCGCTGGAAACAATGATCCGGAAATCGGTAAAATTCTGGCAGACGCCCTGTTGAAAGTGGGCGCTGATGGAGTGATTACTGTTGAAGAAGGCCGCGGCGTCTCAACAGAAGTCGATCTGGTTGAAGGGATGCAGTTCGAACGCGGATTCCTGTCACCCCACTTTGTCACTGATGAAGACAACCAGACCTGTGATATGGAACGGGCTCACATTCTGATCTACGAAGAAAAGATCAGCTCAGCCCAGGCTCTGGTACCACTGCTGGAACAGGTTTCTAAAGATGGTTCGCCTCTGTTAATTATTGCAGAAGATATTGAAGGCGAAGCACTGGCAACTCTGGTTGTCAATAAATTACGCGGTATTATCAAAGTCTGTGCAGTGAAAGCACCTGGCTACGGCGACCGTCGTAAAGCCATGCTGGAAGACCTTGCCGTACTCACCGGCGGCAAAGCTATTTTCAAAGATCTGGGTATCAAGCTGGAAGCAGTTGAGCTGAAAGACCTGGGCCAGGCCAAGAAAATCCATGTCAGCTCTGATAACACAACAATTGTCAGCGGCGGTGGAAATAAAGCTGCTGTCAGCGGTCGTGCTGATCAGATCCGGGCTGAAATCGAAATCACTGACAGTGAATACGATCGCGAAAAACTTCAGGAACGCCTGGCCAAACTGGCAGGCGGAGTGGCTCAGATCAATGTAGGAGCTGCTACCGAAACTGAAATGAAGGAACGCAAAGACCTGATCGACGACGCACTGGCCGCAACCCGTGCTGCCATCGAAGAAGGTATTGTTCCCGGCGGTGGAATCGCTCTGCTGCGATCCAGCAAGTCACTCGACAGTCTTAAACTGTCTGGCGACCAGGCACTGGGAGTCGCTTTGATTCAGAAAGTTCTGGAAATGCCTCTGCGGGCAATCGCCGAAAATGCGGGACAGGATGGCTCCGTTGTTGCCAATCGTGTTAAAAAAGATAAGAGCACTTCCTACGGTTACGACGCATTGAATGATCGCTATGGCGACATGTTTGATTTTGGTGTCGTTGACCCTGCTAAAGTGGTTCGGTCTACCCTGCAGAATGCATCCAGTGTAGCCTGCCTGCTGATGACAACAGATTCCATTGTTGTCGAGGAACCCAAGGACGAAGAAGACGATCACCACCATGATGACCACCACGACATGGGTGGGATGGGCGGCATGGGTGGCATGCCAGGAATGGGTGGCGGTATGCCCGGCATGGGCGGCATGCCCGGTATGGGTGGCTTCTAA
- the dnaJ gene encoding molecular chaperone DnaJ, whose amino-acid sequence MASKRDYYEILGVSREVTTVEIKKAYKKLALANHPDRNPGDDEAVERFKEAAEAFEVLGDDKKRAHYDRYGHADFGAGASQFHDVSDIFSAFGDLFEGFGFRNSSQRGGNRPRQGESLRTSLQIDLLDAAAGCEREIHINRQETCDTCHGSGAKPGTEPDECDYCGGAGQVVQSQGFFRVQTTCPRCRGAGKVIVQKCSDCRGEGRIAQETELEIKVPAGIDNGMQLCLRGEGNPGANGGPRGDLYVVIGVDEHPLFRRQEQELSCHVPITYTQAALGANIEIPTLEGRHDLKIPSGTQPGEVFRLKGQGMPNPHGGRRGDLHVVVQIDVPKKISEREEELLRELAEIEHTEVSSHRSPNRNSFFDKLKEYFTHSD is encoded by the coding sequence ATGGCATCGAAACGCGATTATTATGAAATTCTTGGCGTATCGCGCGAAGTGACCACCGTTGAAATCAAAAAAGCGTACAAGAAACTGGCGCTGGCAAATCATCCGGACCGAAATCCAGGTGATGATGAAGCCGTCGAACGCTTCAAAGAAGCTGCAGAAGCATTTGAAGTTCTGGGTGATGATAAAAAACGTGCCCACTATGATCGCTATGGACACGCTGATTTTGGCGCAGGTGCCAGTCAGTTCCATGATGTCTCCGATATCTTCAGTGCGTTTGGCGATCTGTTTGAAGGCTTCGGTTTCCGAAATTCGTCTCAGCGCGGCGGCAACCGTCCGCGTCAGGGTGAAAGCCTGAGAACCAGCCTGCAAATCGATCTGCTGGATGCCGCTGCGGGCTGCGAACGTGAAATCCATATCAATCGACAGGAAACCTGCGATACCTGTCACGGATCAGGCGCGAAACCAGGGACGGAACCTGATGAATGTGATTACTGTGGCGGTGCCGGCCAGGTAGTGCAGTCCCAGGGATTTTTCCGGGTGCAGACAACCTGTCCACGGTGCCGTGGTGCGGGAAAAGTCATTGTCCAAAAATGCTCAGACTGTCGTGGAGAGGGTCGCATAGCACAAGAAACCGAGCTGGAAATTAAAGTTCCTGCCGGTATCGATAACGGGATGCAACTCTGCCTGAGAGGTGAAGGAAACCCGGGAGCCAATGGGGGACCAAGGGGTGACCTGTATGTCGTCATCGGCGTTGATGAGCATCCACTGTTCCGCCGCCAGGAACAGGAACTGAGTTGCCATGTTCCCATCACTTACACACAGGCTGCTCTGGGAGCCAATATCGAGATCCCGACTTTGGAAGGACGACACGATCTGAAAATACCTTCGGGAACCCAGCCAGGCGAAGTCTTCCGACTGAAAGGGCAGGGAATGCCTAATCCGCATGGGGGCCGGCGTGGCGACCTGCATGTCGTCGTGCAGATCGATGTCCCCAAGAAGATCTCAGAGCGGGAAGAAGAGCTGTTGCGTGAACTGGCAGAAATTGAACACACGGAAGTCTCTTCCCACCGCAGCCCGAACCGTAATTCGTTTTTTGACAAATTGAAGGAGTACTTCACACACTCTGACTAG
- the groL gene encoding chaperonin GroEL (60 kDa chaperone family; promotes refolding of misfolded polypeptides especially under stressful conditions; forms two stacked rings of heptamers to form a barrel-shaped 14mer; ends can be capped by GroES; misfolded proteins enter the barrel where they are refolded when GroES binds) — protein sequence MAKQLLFEDRARAKLQKGVQTISDAVAITMGPTGRNVIIDKSFGNPLVTKDGVTVSKEVELEDPFENMGAKLVNEVATKTSDVAGDGTTTATVLARSIYQEGLRGISLGANPMIVRRGIDKAVEAAVAAIEALAKPVTEKAEIAQVGAISANNDNVIGNLIADAVEKVGRDGVITVEEGKGNETTLSFADGMQFDKGYISPYFVTDTEGMKCILEDCYILIHESKISALRDLVPLLEKVSQTGKPLLIIAEDVEGEPLTALVVNKLRGVLNIAAVKAPGFGDRRKAMLADIAVLTGGTVISEDLGIKLESVELAQLGQAKQIEITKDSCTLIEGAGETAALQARVAQIRGQLEKTDSEYDREKYQERLAKLTGGVAIISVGAATESEMKQTKARMEDALHATRAAVEEGILPGGGVALLRSIEAVEKVKGKNDDEKIGIQIVARALEGPIRQIAENCGTDGAVVADEVKQLTGSKGYNANSGEYVDMFKAGIIDPAKVVKNALKNAASIAGLMLTTQVLVTRSDSTEGKKLADVEGSVR from the coding sequence GTGGCAAAGCAACTATTGTTTGAAGATCGCGCACGTGCCAAGCTGCAAAAAGGCGTGCAAACTATCAGCGACGCTGTAGCCATCACAATGGGTCCCACGGGACGTAATGTGATCATCGATAAAAGCTTTGGGAACCCCCTGGTAACCAAAGACGGTGTTACAGTCAGTAAAGAAGTTGAGCTCGAAGATCCCTTCGAAAACATGGGAGCGAAACTGGTTAACGAAGTCGCTACCAAAACCAGCGATGTCGCCGGCGATGGTACAACAACTGCCACCGTTTTAGCCCGCTCCATCTACCAGGAAGGCCTGCGTGGCATATCGCTGGGAGCAAATCCCATGATCGTTCGTCGTGGAATCGACAAAGCAGTGGAAGCTGCTGTCGCTGCGATCGAAGCACTGGCCAAACCTGTCACCGAAAAGGCAGAAATTGCTCAGGTCGGTGCCATCTCTGCCAACAACGATAATGTCATCGGCAACCTGATCGCCGACGCTGTTGAAAAAGTGGGTCGTGACGGCGTGATCACTGTCGAAGAAGGCAAAGGAAATGAAACCACTCTGTCTTTCGCAGACGGAATGCAGTTCGACAAAGGATACATTTCACCTTACTTTGTCACTGACACAGAAGGCATGAAGTGCATTCTGGAAGACTGCTATATTCTGATTCACGAATCTAAAATCTCGGCTTTACGAGATCTGGTGCCTCTGCTGGAAAAAGTTTCGCAGACAGGGAAACCGCTGTTGATTATTGCTGAAGACGTGGAAGGCGAACCACTGACAGCGCTGGTCGTCAACAAACTGCGTGGCGTGCTCAATATTGCTGCTGTCAAAGCTCCCGGCTTTGGCGATCGCCGCAAAGCCATGCTGGCAGACATCGCTGTGCTGACAGGTGGTACCGTGATTTCTGAAGACCTGGGAATCAAACTCGAATCTGTGGAACTGGCACAACTGGGCCAGGCCAAGCAGATTGAAATTACTAAAGATTCCTGTACTCTGATCGAAGGTGCCGGCGAAACAGCCGCTTTGCAGGCACGCGTTGCTCAGATTCGCGGTCAGCTTGAAAAAACTGACAGTGAATATGATCGCGAAAAATACCAGGAACGTCTGGCAAAACTGACTGGCGGAGTTGCTATTATTTCTGTTGGTGCAGCTACCGAATCAGAAATGAAGCAGACCAAAGCCCGTATGGAAGATGCGTTGCACGCCACACGCGCTGCAGTGGAAGAAGGAATTCTTCCCGGTGGTGGCGTTGCTCTGCTGCGATCGATCGAAGCCGTCGAAAAAGTCAAAGGCAAAAACGACGACGAGAAGATCGGCATCCAGATTGTCGCACGTGCTCTGGAAGGACCAATTCGACAGATCGCAGAAAACTGCGGAACTGATGGTGCCGTGGTCGCCGATGAAGTCAAACAACTGACTGGCTCCAAAGGTTATAATGCCAACTCTGGCGAATACGTCGACATGTTCAAAGCAGGAATTATTGATCCGGCCAAGGTTGTGAAAAACGCCCTGAAAAATGCCGCCTCGATTGCCGGCCTGATGCTGACCACCCAGGTACTTGTCACCCGCAGTGACAGCACCGAAGGTAAAAAGCTGGCTGACGTCGAAGGTAGTGTTCGATAG
- a CDS encoding ammonium transporter, producing MNWKQALTGLTASLVVVLAFSQPTLAFDEAEPTEKPAAEATAETQAPAEEAPAEEAPPLSLSDMYYALDNSMLMLCAVLVLFMQAGFAMVESGFNSSKNTINILFKNLMDVCVGVLVYYAVGYGLMYPGVDKPMLEGNGYFGFGQFGIPESGEPGPAALHKQVDFLFQVAFAATAATIVSGAVAGRLKFSSYLIYSIILTGLIYPISGYWKWGGGWLNRMEFYDFAGSIVVHAVGGFAGLAGALVLGPRIGRFKDGKSVPIPGHNIAQATLGVFILWVGWYGFNPGSQLAFAGTANTDAVMLIATNTTLAAATGGVAAMVLGWIMYGKPDISMALNGVLAGLVGITANCDSVTNVEALVIGGVAGLLVVFGILALEKLKIDDPVGAFPVHGLCGVWGGVATGIFGDYDLGVQILGSVVIPVYAFVTMFILFTVLKAIGQLRVSEEDELKGLDLSEHGMQAYH from the coding sequence ATGAATTGGAAACAAGCGCTCACAGGCTTAACGGCAAGCCTTGTCGTAGTATTAGCGTTCTCTCAACCCACTTTGGCTTTTGATGAAGCTGAACCGACAGAAAAGCCCGCAGCGGAAGCGACAGCGGAGACACAGGCTCCCGCTGAGGAAGCTCCTGCTGAAGAAGCCCCCCCACTTTCATTATCTGACATGTACTACGCACTCGATAACAGCATGCTAATGCTGTGTGCTGTACTGGTGCTGTTCATGCAGGCCGGTTTCGCGATGGTTGAGTCAGGATTTAACTCATCCAAGAACACAATCAATATCCTCTTTAAGAACTTAATGGATGTCTGTGTTGGCGTTTTGGTTTACTACGCAGTCGGTTATGGTTTGATGTATCCCGGCGTAGACAAACCCATGCTCGAGGGCAATGGTTACTTTGGTTTCGGTCAATTCGGAATTCCTGAATCAGGAGAACCGGGGCCTGCTGCACTCCATAAGCAGGTTGATTTCCTGTTTCAGGTTGCTTTCGCTGCGACTGCTGCCACCATCGTATCCGGGGCAGTTGCTGGTCGTCTCAAATTCAGTTCTTACCTGATCTACAGTATTATCCTGACCGGGCTTATCTATCCTATCAGTGGTTACTGGAAATGGGGTGGTGGCTGGTTGAATAGAATGGAATTCTATGACTTTGCCGGTTCGATTGTAGTACACGCGGTCGGTGGCTTTGCCGGTCTGGCAGGTGCTCTGGTTCTCGGGCCCCGTATCGGTCGCTTCAAAGATGGCAAGTCAGTTCCCATTCCGGGACACAATATTGCTCAAGCGACACTGGGTGTCTTTATCCTCTGGGTCGGTTGGTACGGATTCAATCCTGGTAGTCAGCTGGCTTTCGCCGGAACTGCAAACACGGACGCTGTGATGTTAATTGCAACCAACACAACTCTGGCTGCAGCCACTGGTGGTGTCGCCGCCATGGTCCTGGGTTGGATTATGTACGGTAAGCCTGATATTTCGATGGCTCTGAACGGTGTTCTGGCTGGTCTGGTTGGTATTACTGCTAACTGTGACAGTGTGACCAACGTCGAGGCTCTGGTTATCGGCGGTGTTGCTGGCCTGCTGGTTGTCTTCGGCATCCTTGCACTGGAAAAACTGAAAATCGACGATCCCGTTGGTGCTTTCCCTGTCCACGGGTTGTGTGGAGTCTGGGGTGGAGTTGCCACTGGTATCTTTGGAGATTATGACCTGGGTGTTCAGATTCTGGGATCCGTTGTGATTCCTGTCTATGCCTTTGTCACGATGTTCATTCTCTTCACGGTTCTGAAAGCGATCGGACAACTGAGAGTATCTGAAGAAGACGAGTTGAAAGGTCTGGACCTGTCTGAGCACGGAATGCAAGCATACCACTAG
- a CDS encoding potassium channel family protein, giving the protein MIKVAVIGLGRFGTELAKRLGASRVEVIAIDTSDKLVNEIKDDVAIAVRLNATDELALKSQDIDKVDACVISIGENFESALLTTVILKKLGVPKIICRAQSKFHAEIFTQVGATDVIQPEVQAGAHLARLLANPHLEDYIQVGDGYTMIELITPKEFIGKNLTELSLRSTYSVNVVAIRKRNSPEVEEKTGKIYTTDCVPHPDYQIQDSDILLIIGTDQNLLRLPTSNT; this is encoded by the coding sequence GTGATAAAAGTAGCCGTCATCGGTTTAGGACGATTCGGAACGGAACTGGCAAAACGCCTGGGAGCCAGCCGGGTAGAAGTGATTGCCATCGATACTTCCGACAAGCTGGTCAATGAAATCAAAGACGACGTTGCCATTGCCGTTCGCCTGAATGCGACGGACGAACTGGCATTGAAAAGTCAGGACATTGATAAGGTGGATGCCTGTGTGATTTCCATTGGCGAAAATTTCGAATCAGCGTTGTTGACCACTGTGATTCTCAAAAAACTGGGGGTCCCCAAAATCATCTGCCGCGCACAAAGCAAATTCCACGCGGAAATTTTTACCCAGGTCGGCGCGACAGATGTCATTCAACCTGAAGTTCAGGCAGGCGCTCACCTCGCACGCTTACTGGCGAACCCTCACCTGGAAGACTACATCCAGGTGGGCGATGGTTATACCATGATTGAGTTGATCACCCCGAAAGAATTCATTGGAAAAAACCTGACGGAGCTTTCCCTGCGTTCTACCTACTCAGTGAACGTCGTCGCGATTCGCAAACGGAATTCTCCCGAAGTAGAAGAGAAAACAGGCAAGATTTATACAACCGACTGTGTTCCCCACCCGGATTACCAGATTCAGGATTCAGACATTCTGCTAATCATTGGAACGGATCAAAACCTGCTGCGGCTCCCCACCAGCAATACCTGA
- a CDS encoding DNA gyrase inhibitor YacG produces the protein MIQPQTCPICRKVVTSQASDDQSPFPFCSQKCRDVDFFRWSDGRYAIVEELDPRIIELQQLEQEGEDD, from the coding sequence ATGATCCAACCACAAACATGCCCCATATGTCGAAAAGTCGTCACATCACAAGCGAGTGATGACCAATCACCCTTTCCATTCTGCAGCCAAAAATGTCGTGACGTTGACTTCTTCCGCTGGTCAGATGGCCGCTATGCGATTGTAGAAGAACTCGACCCGCGTATCATCGAGTTGCAGCAACTGGAGCAAGAAGGTGAAGACGATTAA
- the grpE gene encoding nucleotide exchange factor GrpE, which yields MSDMEQPEEIQNQTEEIPVEENKVTEEAPTVEEQLQTAISERDENQDRFLRSQAELDNVRKRHQKEMELLRQYAAAPFIQDLLPALDNLKRAVDAAESADQVGDLKQGVEMVAKQLLDVLSKHNVTPIDALGKPFDPNLHEALQQMPSDEHPPMTVIQELEQGFILNDRVVRPTKVIVSSGPAEG from the coding sequence ATGTCAGACATGGAACAACCAGAAGAGATTCAAAACCAGACCGAAGAAATTCCGGTTGAGGAGAATAAAGTGACAGAGGAAGCGCCCACAGTCGAAGAACAGCTGCAGACCGCGATTTCCGAGCGTGATGAGAATCAGGATCGTTTTCTGCGTTCACAGGCCGAACTGGACAATGTCCGAAAGCGCCATCAGAAAGAAATGGAACTGCTGCGCCAGTATGCGGCAGCTCCCTTTATTCAGGACCTGTTACCGGCGCTGGATAATCTGAAACGGGCTGTCGATGCCGCTGAGAGTGCCGATCAGGTCGGTGATCTCAAACAAGGCGTCGAAATGGTGGCAAAACAGCTTCTGGATGTTCTCTCTAAACATAATGTGACCCCGATTGATGCGCTGGGAAAACCGTTCGATCCAAATCTGCATGAAGCACTGCAGCAGATGCCCTCTGATGAGCATCCGCCGATGACAGTCATTCAGGAACTGGAACAGGGGTTCATTCTGAATGACCGGGTAGTTCGCCCTACGAAAGTTATTGTTTCGTCTGGTCCTGCGGAAGGTTAA
- a CDS encoding co-chaperone GroES: protein MELNPLDDRIVIEPNVAEETTAGGIVLPDTAQEKPQSGTVIAVGPGRLLESGERCPVAVEVGDEVLYGKYGGTDIEVSGKDVKILRESDILAKIIK, encoded by the coding sequence ATGGAACTGAATCCTCTTGATGACCGTATCGTGATTGAACCCAATGTTGCAGAAGAAACAACTGCTGGTGGGATTGTTCTGCCTGACACAGCCCAGGAAAAGCCACAGAGCGGTACTGTCATCGCTGTCGGACCTGGACGTCTTCTGGAAAGTGGTGAACGTTGCCCGGTTGCTGTTGAAGTCGGTGATGAAGTTCTCTACGGGAAATACGGCGGAACCGATATCGAAGTCAGTGGTAAGGACGTCAAGATCCTGCGGGAAAGCGACATTCTTGCCAAAATCATCAAGTAA